A single genomic interval of Streptomyces graminofaciens harbors:
- a CDS encoding ATP-binding protein: MFGLPAAPASVGEARRTARELLDEWGVHPETCEDAVLVISELVTNALTHTASEWIVCRLRVTGEGLHIEVEDQNSGRVLPARRRPGPDDQNGRGLMLVGVLSSDWGVRDTPQRSGRVVWAELPSEGRETAETDPPTAPYALPTPTNGAGVRLVDPSWT; the protein is encoded by the coding sequence TTCGGACTGCCCGCGGCACCCGCCTCGGTCGGCGAGGCGCGCCGGACGGCGCGCGAGCTGCTCGACGAGTGGGGTGTCCACCCCGAGACCTGCGAGGACGCCGTCCTGGTGATCTCCGAACTCGTCACCAACGCGCTCACCCATACGGCGAGCGAGTGGATCGTGTGCCGGCTGCGCGTCACCGGGGAGGGACTTCACATCGAGGTCGAGGACCAGAACAGCGGGCGAGTCCTGCCCGCACGGCGTCGACCGGGACCCGACGACCAGAACGGGCGTGGGCTCATGCTGGTCGGCGTGCTCAGCAGCGACTGGGGGGTCAGAGACACCCCACAACGGTCCGGTCGCGTCGTCTGGGCAGAACTGCCGTCGGAGGGCCGGGAAACCGCCGAGACCGACCCTCCGACGGCTCCGTACGCCCTGCCCACCCCGACGAACGGGGCGGGCGTACGCCTGGTGGACCCCTCCTGGACCTGA